In the genome of Natronorubrum daqingense, the window ATCGACGCGCGTGATATCGTCGACGACGGTCACGAAGTCGACAAAGTCAAAGTCCTCGGTTCTGGACAGGTCCGAAACAGCCTCGAAATCACGGCCGACGAGTTCTCCGACACTGCAGCGGAGAAAATCGAATCAGCCGGTGGCGAGGCGCTGTTGACGGAGCGAGCGCAGGAGGCACAAGAGAAAGCGGACGCCGCCGAAGCTGACGAAGACTCCGAACAGGACGAGGACTAACATATGGGATGGAAGGAAGCCGCCGAACCGGTCTTGACGCGGATGCCCGCAGTGCGCCGTCCAGAGGGGCACGTCCCCTTCAAGCGTAAGCTGGCGTGGACTGCCGGCATCCTCGTGTTGTATTTCTTCCTGACGAACATCGCCTTGCTCGGGTTGCAAGGCGGAGAAGCGACCGACATCTTCGGTGAGTTCCGTTCGGTGCTCGCCGGTGAGATGGGGTCGCTGATGCAGGTCGGTATCGGTCCGATCGTCACCGCCAGCATCGTTATGCAGTTGCTCGGTGGTGCAAACTTGCTTGGTCTCGACACGGACGACCCACGAGATCAGATCCTCTATCAGGGGCTGCAGAAGGTGCTCGTCATCGTCATGACGGCGTTGACTGCGCTCCCGATGGTGTTCGCCGGTGGCTTCCTGCCCGCTCAGCCGTCGCTCACTCTCGGCGGACTCGAGTTCGGCGAGACGCAGGTTCAGATGCTGATGTTCGCCCAGATCTTCGTTGGCGGGATCCTCATCCTCTACATGGACGAGGTCGTCAGTAAATGGGGGATCGGCAGCGGAATTGGCCTGTTCATTATCGCTAGCGTGAGCCAGCAGCTCGTGACCGGATTCGTCAGTCCATCCAGTGAAGGATTCTTCTACAGCTGGTACGAGATCATTACGGGTCAGGTCGAAACCGGATCCATCGTCTCCAGTGACGGGCTCTACACGATCTTCCTCGGCGAAGGACAGATCATCGCCTTACTGACGACGTTGCTCATCTTCAGCGTCGTCGTCTACGCGGAGTCCGTCCGCGTCGAAATCCCGCTCAGTCACTCTCGAGTGAAGGGTGCTCGCGGTCGCTTCCCAGTGAAGCTCATCTACGCGAGCGTCCTGCCAATGATCCTCGTTCGCGCGCTGCAGGCGAACATTCAGTTCATGGGCCAGATTCTCGATAGTGTCTGGGCCGGGATGCCGACGTGGCTCGGGGACTATTCGGGAGGAGAGCCCGCCAGTGGGTTCTTCTACTACACTGCACCGATCTATTCACCTGAAGATTGGATGTGGTGGACCGGGGCAGTCACACAAGACGCGTGGATGGTACTGATTCGCATTTCCGTCGACCTGTCGTTCATGGTCATCGGTGGTGCGATCTTCGCCATCTTCTGGGTCGAGACGACGAACATGGGCCCCGACGCCACCGCACGCCAGATCCAAAACTCCGGAATGCAAATTCCCGGATTCCGACAGAACGTCGGCGTCATCGAAAAGGTCATGGAGCGCTACATTCCGCAGGTTACCGTCCTCGGCGGTGCGCTCGTCGGCTTGCTGGCCGTCTGGGCGAACATGCTCGGCACGGTCGGCGGTGTCGAAGGGACCGGTCTGCTGCTCGCTGTCTCCATTACGTACAAACTGTACGAGGAGATCGCCGAGGAGCAGATGATGGAAATGCATCCGATGATGCGCCAGATGTTCGGCCGAGAGTAAGCGTTCTTCTCTCTTCTTTCTGCTTCGAGCACAGCACACTCACTGTACGACTAGCATGCTTTGCTGGTTCGGTCAGTCCCCACTCGAGGCCAATCGTTCGCCTCGGGGGAGAACCAACGGAATGGATCTCGTCGGACTTCTGAGAGTCGTCAGCACGCGCTCATCGTGCTATGTTGTTCCAGTAACTGAATTGCCCAGCGTCTGGTGCGTTAGGACCTTGGTGGTGGCACACAGAAACACGGTGAACACATGAGTTCACTCTTCGACCTCACAGACGACGTGGCAGTAGTCACAGGCGGCGGTCGCGGCATCGGACGGGCCATCGCACTCGAGTTGGCTCGCGCCGGCGCGTGCGTCGTTCCGACGGCTCGTACCGATGCCGAGATCCAATCGGTCGTCGACGAAATCGAGGACGACGGCGGTGATGCACACGCTGTGACGACGGATGTGACCGACGCCGAGGACGTTGCTCGAGCCATCGACGAAACAGTCGATACCTTCGGGTCAGTCGATATCGTCGTCAACAACGCCGGTATCAACCCCGATGATGGGCTCGGCCTCCCCGAAGACGTCTCGAGCGAAGGATTTGCGAAAACAGTCGACGTCAATCTGACGGGTGCATTCGAAGTCACAAGCGCGGCGGCAGCACAACTTCACGAAAACGGCGGCGGATCGGTGATCAACGTCGCGAGTGTCGGTGGACTCGTTGGGTTGCCTCGACAACATCCCTACGTCGCGTCGAAACACGGCCTAGTCGGGTTGACGAAGAGCATCGCGCTCGATTGGGCACCAGACGTTCGCGTGAACGCACTCGCACCGGGATACGTCTCGACCGACCTAGTAGAGGACTTAGAGGAGAACGAACGACTCCGCCAGTCCGTGATCGATCGAACGCCGCTCGAGCGGTTTGGGGCTCCCGAAGAAATCGGCGGTCCAGCTGTCTTTCTCGCGAGCGACGCAGCACGGTACATCACTGGGGCCTGTCTCGAAGTCGACGGCGGGTGGACCTCGAGGTAACGACTAATATCGTCTTTCTCGTAAACAGTAGCTATCGGATGCCACACAGAGGTACAGAAAACCAAAGAACGGTAACGGTAAGAACAGTGGTTTTGTCGCCGATTACTGAATCGAGTATCCCGCTGCAACGGTTAGCAGGAACACCATGAACACGGCGACAACCATCATATAGGTGATTGCACGTGGCTCTTCACGGAGATGCTGATAATACGCAGCGATCAGCAGGGACTTGATGACAGCAAGTACGATGGTCCCGCCAATTGCCGCCGATTCGGGAATGTCTATCTCGAAGAAGACGAACTTCGCTGTCCCTAATATCAGCAGTACGACGTATATGAGGGTGTATGTCCGAACGTCAGCCATTGGTATACAATGTGGAAGACGGACACTTATACCTTCCTCATACGATCGATGCTGTCGATCTACTCATTCGGCTCCGATGCCACATTCACTCGGTACAATTCCACACTGCTTCGGACATCCGTTTCGTTTGGTTTGACTCACCACCCACGGAATAGTGTGCAAGTGAGCCCAAGAGACGCACTCGTATTTTTGAGAGGG includes:
- a CDS encoding SDR family NAD(P)-dependent oxidoreductase, with product MSSLFDLTDDVAVVTGGGRGIGRAIALELARAGACVVPTARTDAEIQSVVDEIEDDGGDAHAVTTDVTDAEDVARAIDETVDTFGSVDIVVNNAGINPDDGLGLPEDVSSEGFAKTVDVNLTGAFEVTSAAAAQLHENGGGSVINVASVGGLVGLPRQHPYVASKHGLVGLTKSIALDWAPDVRVNALAPGYVSTDLVEDLEENERLRQSVIDRTPLERFGAPEEIGGPAVFLASDAARYITGACLEVDGGWTSR
- a CDS encoding cytochrome C oxidase subunit IV family protein, encoding MADVRTYTLIYVVLLILGTAKFVFFEIDIPESAAIGGTIVLAVIKSLLIAAYYQHLREEPRAITYMMVVAVFMVFLLTVAAGYSIQ
- the secY gene encoding preprotein translocase subunit SecY; protein product: MGWKEAAEPVLTRMPAVRRPEGHVPFKRKLAWTAGILVLYFFLTNIALLGLQGGEATDIFGEFRSVLAGEMGSLMQVGIGPIVTASIVMQLLGGANLLGLDTDDPRDQILYQGLQKVLVIVMTALTALPMVFAGGFLPAQPSLTLGGLEFGETQVQMLMFAQIFVGGILILYMDEVVSKWGIGSGIGLFIIASVSQQLVTGFVSPSSEGFFYSWYEIITGQVETGSIVSSDGLYTIFLGEGQIIALLTTLLIFSVVVYAESVRVEIPLSHSRVKGARGRFPVKLIYASVLPMILVRALQANIQFMGQILDSVWAGMPTWLGDYSGGEPASGFFYYTAPIYSPEDWMWWTGAVTQDAWMVLIRISVDLSFMVIGGAIFAIFWVETTNMGPDATARQIQNSGMQIPGFRQNVGVIEKVMERYIPQVTVLGGALVGLLAVWANMLGTVGGVEGTGLLLAVSITYKLYEEIAEEQMMEMHPMMRQMFGRE